attctttcttcagcagccattatcctctcctctccaaataacttctgcttagctttccgagctttccgagcttccctcgggtcctcttaattgttgtgacgcatgttcgaaacgcagagaggtgcgctcatttgccacacggagcagcgcgagagtaaagcacgagggaggtgctaataatcggctcagtcatttttaatgatcgttgaaaacccagatcgtaatcgagattaaaattcgattaattgagcagccctacttAAAAGTGTGGTGCAGTTAACTCCTTGGTTAATGCTTGCTTAGCTCAGAATATTgaacttttaaatattataaagaaaaaacatgtgaGTGTAACTTTTCTGGTGTGAGACTAGGTGGTGAGACTACTACATTAAGTCCACCAAGAAAATCCTTTGCAAATCTGATGTGAGCATGGAATAATCATGAAAATGAAAAggttatttataattttttttatacaaaAGATGTTCCGAAAAAGTCTATGAGGAACCAAATTTGTACTCAACAGTGTAATCACGTTTTTATATGTATGCTATATGCTAACCCCAAACCCTCTGACTCTCTTCCAGTGTCTCTCCGGTCCTCTCTTCCTCCCGCCAACCAGTTGCATCAGGTGACTTCCCTTCCTTGAGCATGGGCGGGGAGGGGGGCAACCATCATGGATCCCCCCCTCctcaaaaaaatataataaatctgTTGAAGGGCTGGGTTGAAAACACTGAAGCTAGTCGTGCAGTTGTTTCATTTTTCGTCACTGTGTTTAGTGGGATCGCAGACAATGAGGAAGTAAATCAGCGTCACCACATCAATGAATCAATAGCAGTGCTAATACAACTTCTAAAACCTGCTAATGAGCCACATCTGGATCTTACATCGGTCACAAATATGCTCTCAATGTCTGCTTTCgttcacatttacattttatttacacgCCGCAGTTTCTTATGGATGTAGATAGACGGACTCTGCAATAAAAAAAGGGGGATGAAAACATCGAGTCCGCTGAAGTCTCACTTACAGGATTACTTCTTATCTGTCTGTGCCCCTTTAACACTCACATAAACCAAATATATCTAAAACTACATCCGATGTACAGCTGCACAGACAGACCGAAAGTAAACAACAGCAAAGTGAAGTTCACGTCTCCGTCATCCTTTCTAACTTCTCCTGTTTCCTTTTGTTTCGCAGCGTACAAACGTCATTAAACCACCAAAGATGTGCATTTTAACTTTGGGGAACTTTATGAATCAAAGAACTCACCTCGTCAGTGACCCGCCGATATAGCACCAAACAAAGGATGTAAAGAAAATGGCGCAAACGAGTGCTTTCGGTTTCAAACCCTCTACCGGGAAAGTTATGTGAAACCTAAAGGACTACGTCAGGAGTGATTACTCAACACGTAGTGAACGTATTGTCAGTGATGCATTAATGTGTGCACAGCCGTACTTGGTCAAGATGCAACTAGTTTATATATAATCCCGTTGTGTTTATACGTCTTATGCCTATAGTCACATAAACGGAACATTTTGCCCTCCTTGTGATTGGCGCTCTGCACGGGCCTATTCTGCCATTAAACAGCTGCTGTACAGATGTGCCTGAGCGACTGAGGGGTTGATTGGCACACTGTCTGTCACTGCCACGGAGGGCAGGTTACATGTGTGGAATACAGTCGATGCCACACATGTGACCGGACGGTCGATTTGCAGTGGTCAGTTTGTGGAACACGCACAAAgtattttatcattttcatgGATCGGGGCGTGTTGTTGTTGCATAAAAAGATCACACAAcaataataatctcacaataataataatactaatactactattactactatactaataataataatagtaatgaattaaaacagaaaatataaaagaaTGACAAAATATGATTAGAGACACATCTTCACTACATAGTATCTGGGCCAAAGTGTGCAAATACTCCACATAGGAAATTATCACAGGACTTATTTTCTTCAGTCAGACTTCAAACATGCATAATAATATTAGCCTATAGAGTTATGTGTTATTCGTGTACAAAACTACAGctctatttctttattttagtcATTAAATCTGTTGTAATACAAGTGGTGTGTCTGCCAGACTCTCTCTCTAAGGTGCCCGTTCCCCCAGTGATGTTCCACGGTTGTGCCTTTCATTGGTGTGGATTTAACAGGTATTCTTCACATTTGTAAGTTTactgttgttttgtgttgttgctgACGTCCACCTGGATGATCATAAAGCCTACTACTACCTCTACAGAGTGACTGTATGTAACAAATGCAACCTTTCATTACTGCATCATTTTAAAGACCCCAGTGCTGTCAAGGTACATTTTTTATGAAACAGTCTTACTGTTTTCTTGACCCACCTAGCCTTTCCTTCTCTCCCCTCACAGTATATTTGGAGTGAAGCTTTACCTTTCCCTGATATGGAGTTTATGTTCTTTCTCTTTCATTGTGAGTTTACGGAATAGCGCTTGTTTTAGTTCTAGAAGAGACGGTATCAGATAAATCCAGCATATCTGACCTCAGATCTGCTTTCTGCCTCCCTCAGAGCATCAAGGTCCGTTGCAGCCTTTCATCTGAGCAAATATAAGTACAAAATAAGCTGTCATCTCCCTGTTCATCTATACATTTAAACTATACCTTAACTGATCCCTGCTCTTTCTTTCCTCTGcatctctcattctctctctgtttttcataGTTTAAGGTGCCACTTTGATGAGGAGCTCTTTTTGTGATACTGTTGCCATCTCTCCCAGGATGAATCCCTGAGTAGTGAAAGAGCATATCAGTTGTTTAACATGTTACTCTCTCCCTTGTAGgttgctgtgttttattttaatttttgaaaTAACACCACATGAACATATATTCTGTGGTATGTCATGCGCTTTCACATATCatataaataaacacagtgGGCCGCCATTACCAAAATATGCCTGTGTCAGTCCAGCCCTGTACCCAGATGATCCAGAATGCAATAAGACTTAAAATGGAGAGCAGTTCAGAGTCAGTTCAATATTAATGGAGTTCGTTTCTGTTATCACATGTTTACACTGACTTGCTTACTGTTGCCCAGGTTACCTGTTGGAAAATCTTGCACAAAGGGGGTGTTTGTCTTTTAAAAGATGTAGGGAACGTCTGATCACAGCCATGGAATGTGGAAATGTTCTCAGTTGTTTTTGTGGCTTTAATAAATAAAGGCTAAATTCTGAGAGTGCTGTAAATTTCTTAATTACTTTGTTCGTAGTTCACTGGTTCAAATTCAGGGTTTAAATGCAAAGAGGATCAGGTGGTGTTCATTTGTAAACATGTTGGTGTCTTTATCtcgaaaaaaattaaatgttatacttttttaaaatcactgtccatccatccatccatccatccatccatccatccatccatccatccatccgcttccgcttctccttttcagggtcgcggggggcgctggagcctatcccagctgtcttagggcaagaggcagggtacaccttggacaggtcgccagtctgtcacagggctaataCAGACAGAGACAACTaatcacactcacattcactcccacattcacacctatgggcaatttaatGTTTCCAATTAATCTATCCCCCACTTTAAAATCACTGTTTTCTACTAAAACTCCATTGTTAGCTATAGGGACAATCAACCCCATACCTTTTGACAGCTAACCCAGCTGTGGGGTCAAAGTTTCAGAATCATAGAGGGTTAACTTCTTTGTGTTAAGATTAActgcaaaaaatgaaaagaataccCATTCTGAGCCAGAACCTTAAGCACTGATTTAACAAAGGAATGCTTATTATAAGATGCTTCAATGAACAGCAGTTCATGAAGGAGTAAAAAGTGTGATACCCAACCCCGGTCAACCCCATGGTTTCTCTCTCAAACACGCTCCTGGGAGGAGTATATTTAAATGAATCACACAAACTTGATTTACCGGCATGCAATTTCCTGCAAATTATACTAAATTTAACGCTGTGAAAGAATGCTTTGTTTTGCGACTGATGCGGTTTTGATAATCTTGCGTTGGTTTAGCTGTAATCAGTGGGGGAAATGTTATCAGAAGGAGTGCATAATTGGCTCTGTCCCGGTTTCACCCTGCATGTTTAGAGCCATGCATAATTCTGGTCAGTGACTGAGTCAGTGGAACCGAGACAATGAAGACTGTAATGCagactgtaaaaacaaaaacaacgagCTCAAagaccccaaaacaaaaaactgttgaGTCAGTGACAAGTTTTGTGGAATTTCCTATACTAATGATATGCTTCAGCATAAAAGCTGTGCTTATGAGTGAAAGAGAGGCGCTATTATTGACATTAAAACATAAATGGGAGTCATATATATAGATTATATGGTGGaagagaaaaagggaaaaaaaaacaatcagatgTCGTTAGCTGATTGAAGCTGATTTTTTAGCGCTTTTTTTCAATGTAACACATCAATGGGATGATTATTTTTATTCTCAAAAGCCCCGTATCACTGTATTGCTATGTAACtactctccctttctctctcatagacacacacacacacacacacacacacacacacacacacacacacacacacacacacacacacacacacacacacttattcaCACCCACCACGTTGCAACACTACATTGCATTTTTCTTgaccctcccttccttcctctCTTCATATACCAACAGAGAACGCCCATGGCCAGGGCAAAGGAACTCCCTCGTCATCAACTTCAGACACACAGAAGCAAATCAAATACACACCCCCCACACCCACATGcgcactcactcacacacacaaacacacacacacaccacagttCCACATAAACTAAAAGAACCCACTGCTACCTCATAAGTCTCAGGCTGTGGAACCGTCAGGATCGATCAGCTGTTAACCTGACAGAAGAAGGATGGCTTCTCCTGGATGGGCTGTCGCGCTCATGCTGTTTCAGCTCTTCCACTCAGGTGAGTGAACTGATGGCTGAGTGGGTGCAGTGGGCAGCTCTGATGAGAAGAACCTGTTCAGTGTAGAAGCCGATTGGGCGATAGAAGCAGATAAGGTTAAAAAGTAAGGTTAAAGAGTGTGACAATCCACAGAGATAACTGGGACTGAAGATGAGTGGGCAGAGTGTGGTGGCTGCGCTTGTAAGAACCCCTGAGGCAAATTGATTTGCAGTTCAAAATTACATGTGATCACTTTTCTGAGGGtaaagttactttttttttactctgctAATCTAATCCAAGTGTTTCAGCTCAGGTTTTTCCAAAATTGTAGGAAactattaaataaaaaacaaacaaacaaaaaaagtaatatgCTGTTAGAGAGGATTCAAAGTGGTTACACATGAACACATCAATAATAAGACATTTGAAAAcataacacaaaacattatCTACACATGTAAAGCTCCATTCTGCATCAGAAGAACTTTGAATTTGTGATTCTTAGGCAGACTTAGCTGACAGTACTTCCCACTCACATTTTGAACGCAGACTTTTCCTTAAAGATTTCCTTAAACCTAATGGATGCTTCCATCCCCAAAGATCTGcaaatcaggaaaaaaaaaaagacgtcaTTGATTCTTCAGGTTTTGAGACTTGTGATCCTGCTTTGGTCAGGAGACTACGCTGTCTGTAAGCTGACCCAGCTGGCAGTTGTACTGCATTGTTCACGTTGCAGAGTGGCACATGGGAAACACAACTATAAATTTTGACAGCCGGCACGCCTACTGCCAGTGAGATCATCTGATAGGCAGGAGAACAACCCCAGGACTCGATGGAACAATGGTCAATTGAAAAGAGCAGCGATCTCTTACGATTTGGGCAGGGTGTCCTTCCTTCCTCAGAGGAACACACTGGGTGTATTCAGCATGCTATGAAACAATAGTTCACAATAGATCAGCTAAAATGAGTATTATTTCATgagatggcaaaaaaaaaaatactcatgaGATCATGTGGGTTACAGTGCCAGGACAAACATAGGAGGAGACCCAtccttttattcatgtttttatttatagtaTGGGGTTTAACATCACAGGTACTCAGTGTGTTAGGTCTGCATGTACAGTATCCTCCttaatgttctgtttttccATCTTATGGCATtgtctccaccatgttttagAGATGATGTGATGTGCTTCATTTCATAAGCCGTTTACTGTTATGACACGATATGGATCCAGTATAAGGAGTTCACTAGTCTTTATTAATTGACTGCggataaaagcagcaggatgaatTCTGAAGCGTACAGGGCTCTCTGCCCAAGTTCAGCCAAATTTTATAAGACAGTGCTTCACAGCGTAAATGAacccccaaaagttgattctgttcatctgggtgtagcgttttcagtgggagaaatgtttgtttcagtctcaactgaagaagtcactagtgtttctcccactaaaaactacatccagatgaacagaatcagcattttggatggatgatgatgacctggatgattgagcatgcataaaacattttatggtattttgaggttttcttccagtttattaaaaaaaaaaaagcacatgtaGCACAAGGTTTTACAATATTGCTGCCCCAAATATTGAACTTAGACAGAAAGGTACAACATGCAGTCTAAAGTTGCGTAAGCTGACATTCGTAAGGAAAGTTTTAGCAATTAAAGACTTGGATTATTATAGTAAAGTGAGGAAAATTAGATCTTTTTAATTTCTTAGTTAAAACCTGTTCTGTGGATTTTTGATAAAaagtgcaaaatgattttgcacAGACCTTAAAGATACAGTACATTTACACAGTGTTTACTTCTATGACTTATGTCTTGCTCTTTCTCGCACTCCCTTATCCTCAGGTACTTCATCCCCTGTTTTCACTAAGATACCATCTCATCCACCAGAAATCGCACTTCCCTTTCCAAATGTCAGCCTtgtcccttctcccatcacacCTGGAGAATCAACACAAAGTGTCCTCTGCCCTCTAAAGATATCACCCTCCACTGTGGTGGTCAGGTATGGCAAAAAGAAGGAGTGATTATTTCAGGATGACGTTGGTGGTCAGTGATAAGAGTCTGTGTGCACTAACTTGCTGTTCACTCATCTGTGCAATTTAAAGCCTTTTTGGACAGTAAAATGACAGCTTGGTGTCACTCAGTCATGGTGACCTTGTGGTATTTCATTGTTCAGAAAGGTTCACAAGGTTTTGACCTCGCAGTCCTGTTATGTTGAGCTTCTGAAATCTATGGTGCAAAGATCAGCACTCTGATTTTTATCTTGGATCAATTTCCAACTATTAAATATTTCAGTTGCTGTCATGACATTTACTGACCAGGTACTTTGAGACGTAAGAGGCAACATCAAGAAACAGTCACCAAATTAACAGAATCATCTGCGTGTCTGAGGCAATTAATTGTGTATCTCCTTTTACAGGTTTGGAGATCCAGTCAAAGCTAACTGCTCCATACAAAGAATGGGGTATTTTGGGATTGGTTGGGAAGTCCCACTGGTAGGTTAATCAGTGTTTGATTATACACAGTGTTTTATATGTGGAGAACCAAACAACACCCACTAACTAAACTAAATATAAGGCTTATATCCTCACTTTGTAGTTTTATATAAGGGAGCTGTATATTTTCATCACACACAGGCTTCATTCAACTTCATAACCAGTGTAAAGAGAGTTATGCTAAGTGTGAAATGTATTGGCAAATACACTTACTAGCAACTATGTTAGGTACGCCTTTTCAGCTGCTGAAGTCCAAACTGAGCATcacagtggggaaaaaaggagaTTAAAGTGACTTTGATGAggcatggttgttggtaccacatgacagtgagttcactgtacttaaCATGAAGAGCTATTTTAACTACAGAAGGATAAAGTTGATGAGCGAAACCACAAAGTTATGGGAAAGGATTGTTGAAGCTGTTGAAGCATGATTTCAGCATAACTGTCAATAAGGAAAGTCTTAAGAGTAAACTTAAAAGTAAAGAGGGAATCTGTCTCCTAAATTCACTCCTAGGAACTGGTTCTACCAAAGAGGAGCCCGAAAGCTGGAGACTGTGtcccattctactttttaatactctaggaaccacaagttcCAAAACCACTAGTTTTGGGGGTCCATGTAGAGGGGGAACCTACATTgctctgtgtgaaaaagtgattgcctaATGACTaaacctaaacctaataactggttgggcAACCCTaagcagcaacaactgcaatcaaaCATTTGTGATccctggcaatgagtcttttacagcactgtggaggaattttggcccacttgtctttgcagaattgttgtaattcagccaaAATCAATGGTTTTCAAGCATGAATTActtttttaaggtcatgccacagcatctcaatccgattcaggtcaggactttgactaggccactccaaagtAGTCCTTCTCTTATTCTTAagtcagaggtggacttgctggcatgttttggatcattgtccttcTGCAAAAACCAAGTGCTCTTCAGCTTGAGGGCACAAACAGATGGCTGGATATTCTCCTTCAAGATGTTTTGGTAGATTCATGGTTCCATTTAAGTCTCCCAGATGCCTAGGCAACAAAACAGCACTGGACCATCACACTACTGCCACAACGTTTTACTGTTGGTATGTCGTTCCTTTTCTGAAACGCTGTGTTACTTTTACGCCACAAGTAATGGGACACACCCCAGTCTACTGAGTATTTTTCAAGGCTTGGGGATCATCAcgatgttttctggcaaaactGAAATAAGCCTTTATGTTCCTTTtgctcagcagtggttttcatcTTGGAACCATTTTGGGTCATTTTTGCCCTGTCTCTACTTTATGGTGGAGtcatgaacactgaccttaaCGGAAGCAAGAGAGGCCTATTGTTCTTTGTTCTGGGGTGTTTTGTGACCTCTTGGATGAGTCGTTGCTGAGGTCCTGGGGTAACTTTGTTCGGCCAGGCATTCAAGTGAaagttcaccactgttccatgtttttgccatttgtggataatgtcTCTCACTGTGGCTCACTGGAGTTCCATAGCTTTACAAATGGCTTTATAACCTTATCCAGACTGAGATCTCAGTTACATTGTTTCTCATTTGTACCTGAATTTCTTTCGATCGCAGCATGATTTCTAGGTTTTGAGGACCTTTTGGTCTACTCTACTTTGTCAGGCAGGTCCTGTTTAAGAGATCTGATTGAGGACAGGTGTGGCAGTAATCAGACCTGTGTGTGGCTAGAGAACTTGAACTCAGCTTTTCAAAGACGTGATACACTACAGTTAATttccccttaataataaacaccattTAGAAACGGCATTTTGTTTACTTGTTAATATTGAGATTAGTTTAATGGGCTAAAACATTTGAGTGTGACgaacacacccacacccacacacacacacacacggaagggggcaaaaacattttcacatcTCTGTACCTGATGTATTCCAACAAAGATGGTACTATCCATTGTGTTTATTGTTCATTGCCTTcacttgaggaaaaaaaaaaaaaaaaaaaaaaaaaaaaatctgaatagcTTTGTGTTTGTTACCCTTTGCAACTCCAGAACCCTCCTAACTTTACATCGCAAGGTTTTGTGGTCTGGAGTGTTGAGAAGATGACTGACTGGACCATCAAGCCTGTGTGTTTTGCCCTATCTGAACAGGGAGGACCGTGTTACAGTAATCTCACCCTAATAGTCTACAGTAAGTCAACAGCATTATCCTTCTGACATGCATGAAGCACTTTACATGGCTGATATGCCAACCTCTCTCCACAGAGCCTCCAGACAGAGTATCCATTACATTTCTAAATCACAGTGAGTCACTGTTTGAGGGTACTCTACAGTGCCACATTACAGAGGTTGCGCCTGCTGAAAACGTCCTTGTGACCTTCTACAGAGGGGAGACAGTGCTGGCTCAGATGCACTTGAATACATCCAGCGAGAAGAAACCAGTGACTCAGAGCTTCACTCTGAACATCGTATTCAGTAAAGAAGacactgaagctcagtattggTGTGAAGCCAAGCTTGAGCTGGGACCTGAAGGACCACAGCACCTTCCAGTGATGGCATCACAAAGACTCTGTAAGTGAAACCAGTGATCTGTGCTACGGATTTTTGAAATTTATgtggattctgttttttaatttcaccTTTAgttctttttccccctctccaCATCTTTAGGATCCCTCTTCGCTTTTTCTGTAAGCTACATCATGCAAGCTATTTGCttcaaacactgcagcatccaTTTAAAACAGGCACATCACTGAACAACTACTTACCCAGGCTACGTTTAATGTGCATATGGTTATCAAAGCTTAAAACAGCATGACAGCTCCATAAGTGTAACCTGCTCTGCTCAGTGCGTGGGTTGCAATATTATGGTAAAGCCACAACAGCATTTCCAAAATTGCTTTTTACATGGGAGTGACAACCGTGTAGAAAATACAGCAAAGAACATATCAACACAGTTCAGGTGTGGATAATCCTAATATTTACTTATCGACTGTGGGAAATGACCACCAGAGCTTCTGCCATAGTCACAATATATGCACTGTTCATGACATACATGACTGAAGACTTTCTGCTCTACGCACCAGTTTGTCACTCCAAAGGCACTTTACTGAGGCAATATAAAGCTGTTATGTGTAATGTTTCTTTATGCAATTTTAAGAATCACATATTCAAACTACTTTAAATGAA
This sequence is a window from Oreochromis niloticus isolate F11D_XX linkage group LG6, O_niloticus_UMD_NMBU, whole genome shotgun sequence. Protein-coding genes within it:
- the LOC102075701 gene encoding MAM domain-containing glycosylphosphatidylinositol anchor protein 1, which encodes MASPGWAVALMLFQLFHSGTSSPVFTKIPSHPPEIALPFPNVSLVPSPITPGESTQSVLCPLKISPSTVVVRFGDPVKANCSIQRMGYFGIGWEVPLNPPNFTSQGFVVWSVEKMTDWTIKPVCFALSEQGGPCYSNLTLIVYKPPDRVSITFLNHSESLFEGTLQCHITEVAPAENVLVTFYRGETVLAQMHLNTSSEKKPVTQSFTLNIVFSKEDTEAQYWCEAKLELGPEGPQHLPVMASQRLFAPQLSCPVELKVTEGERFPCEVTGNPEPSVTWFKNGQIVVPPSHLNKKDAGNYTIQAKGLFPKNFTVEVKILPATGTANSCCGHFLLLVLLTQMITHV